ACAACTGGCCCTACTCGAGTTTCAGGAAAAAGCTCAGCCAGAACTAACGGTCTATCAGCTCCCTAGTTTTAGAAAGCTAGCCAAGAAGAAGCTCGACAATTGCAGCGCCTTTGCCCTAAGTGGCGATGGTAAAAAAATAGCGGCCCTACAAGTAGATGTTAATCTCAAAAACCCTTTAAACAACCGCTTTTATTACTCTATATGGAAGCTACCCAACTACAAACTAGAACAAGAAATTGAGATCGAATCTAAGGAATCTGCCCTACCCATATTTAAAAGTCTATTGCTTGATTCTGCTGGCGATTACCTTCTTGCTGCCGCCCAAAACCAAGCCTACAGCCTAGAGCTAAGCAGCCAAAAACGCATCCGATTTGCCCTGCCTAGCTCGGCTACTTATTGGCGAATGCTCTGCCTGCACCCACAACAGCCCGCCCTACTCTTTGCGGTCACGGAGGTGGTCTATAATCAGGAGGAAAAAAGAGTGGAGGAGCTCAGCAAGCTGCTGCTCTACAACTATAAAACAGGCGAACTCATCGAGGAAGTAAGCAGCCCCAAAGAGGGGGTTATCCAAAGCGCAACCTTTAGCCCAGATGGTCAATACCTACTCACGGGGCAAACGGCCTATCAGGCGGTCATCAACTTTGATGTGCTGCTCTGGGATTGGCCCCAAAAACAACTGCTCTGCCAATTTAAAGGGCATAATGGCGGCATCAATGACCTGGCCTTTGACCCCCTAGGCAAAAAGGCCTATAGCTGCTCAGAAGATGGATTGATTAAGGCCTGGGATATAGAAAAATGTGCCCTAGACGCTTCTTTTATTGGCTATAATGAATTGGATTACCTCATTATCTCGCCCGAAAATTACTATAAAACTAGCCGAAGCAATACCGCTGGCCTTGGCTTTCGATATGCCGGCGACCTCTATACCTACGATCAGTTTGACCTCCGATTTAACCGCCCAGATAAGGTCCTCGCCCCCTTTAGCGATGCCCCTCGCAAACTAAATATCTATACCAAGGCCTGGAAAAAAAGAGTGCGGCGACTCGGCTTTACCGAGGAACAACTAGAGCAAGAGCTAGACCTGCCCCAACTTCAAATTGTCAATCAATTGCAGCTCCCCATTTTTGTAGAAGATAGCCTCATCCATTTCCAAATTACCGCCTTTGACCAGCAACAGGCCCTAAAAAAACTGCGCATCTTTGTCAATGGCGTGCCCTACCCCAATGCAGAAGGCATCGAGCTAAACAACAGCCCTGGCGATAGCCTGCGCCAAGAACTAAGTATTCCACTAGGCCAAGGCCCCAATAAAATTCAACTCTCGGTGGTCAATGCCGCAGGCCTAGAAAGTGCCAAACAGAGCTTTCAACTGGCCTACCAACCCAAAGAGAAACAAACTAGTCAACTCTACTTTTTGGGCCTTGGAGTCAGTGAGTTTAAAGATAGTAGCCGCAACCTAAAGTACCCCCAAAAAGATGCCCATGACCTGGCCCAAACCTTAGCCGAAGCCCAAGAAAAAGGACAGTTCCAGCAACTTTTGCTCGACCCTAATATGCCCATAGAACAACTGCAAAAAAGCGCTAGAGACTTTATGGAGCAGGCCAAAATCAATGACCAAATTGTCTTTTATATCTCTTCGCATGGCCTGCTAGACGATAGCCTGAACTACTACCTAGCCCTCCCCAATAGCCAATTTGATCAGCCCCAAAATGGAAGCTGGGCCTATGATAATATAGAGCAATTACTGGATGGGCTACCCTGCCGCAACCGCCTGCTCCTGCTCGATGCCTGCCATTCTGGGGAAGTGGATAAGGAGGTAGAAACCGAGAAGAAATCGGTCAGCAGCTTTGCCCAAAACATACTCAAAAGAAGCAAGTCGGGCAGTACCCTGATCCGCCCCAAAACGGGACTCAACAACTCTTTTGCCTATATGAAGGCCCTTTTTTCGGACCTAGAACAGCAGAGCGGGGTCACGGTTATTTCTGCCGCTGGCGGCTTCGAACTGGCCTATGAATCGGATGAATGGGGCAACGGCCTCTTTACCTACGCCCTTTTGGAGGGCATCAAAAGCAAGAAAGCCGACCTCAATAATGATGGCCAAATTCCTATCCTCGAGCTGCGAGACTTCCTCAGCCTCAGGGTGCTAGAGCTCAGTCAGGGCCAACAGCAGCCCACCGCCCGCCAATCCAATGTTTTCAATAACTTTATCCTTTACCGTTATGATTAGTTTCTTTTCTTTTGGGGCCTCCGCCTCCCTTCGGTCGTCGGCGCTACGTTCCGGGGCTCGCAAGTCTGCTCGGCCCTTCGGCGGCTTGGCCGCCTCGGTCTGCGGCTGCGCCGCCCCCCTCCACATCGCTAGGCCAAAACCAAAAACTGCCCTAGGGGCAGCCAAAGAGGGCCTTTCGGCCCTCCCACTAAATGCGCCTAATAGGGCCCAACAGGCTGGCAGGTCGCCCCTTATTTTGGGCCTTTTACTGCTGTTGTTCTTGGGCCTAGTTCCCGCCTGCCAGCCTGCTCAATCAGCAGAGGCAGAACCCGCCCCCCTCCTAGCAGATAGTAGCCAAACAGACAGTTTGCCCCCAAGCCAACTCCCCCCCGCTATTCGCCAAGGGCCACAGCCTCGGCTAGCCCAGTTTAGCGACAGTCTGACGACCCTAAGTATTGGGGGGCATAAGGTGGATATACAACTCCCTAGGGCCGCCTTTAAGGGCAGTATCATTATTTTGCCTGGCTATAATTTCCCGAAGGAGGATGCCTGCCAGAAAGCTCCCCTCTTTTGCCAGACCTTTTTGGAGGCGGGTTATCTACTCATTATGCCTGAAATGGGACGCTCCTTATATAGTAGTCAGTATTTTCCAGAAACCCAGGCTCGTTACAAGCGCTATCCCGACCAAAACTGGGTCCTAGATAGTCTGCTCCCTCATTTGCAGCTAGAATATGGGCTATTAGTAGATGGGCAAGACAATTTCTTAGTGGGCATTTCTACTGGGGGCCGAGGGGCTGCTCTTTTGGCCTTGGCTGCGCCCGAGCGTTGGACCGCAGTGGCCAGCCTGTCTGGAGACTTTGACCAAAGCCAGATACCCAATGATGGACTGATGCGCAACTTTTATGGACCTTACAAACAATTTAGTCAGCGCTGGAAAATGGTGGATAATGTTATTGCTCGCATAGACGACTGGCAAACGCCTATCTTTATTGGGCATGGCGGAGCCGATAAGGTGGTCCCCCCCCGCCCAGTCTAAACAACTCTTTGATAGCTTACAAAGTCGTTTAGATCAGGAGCTACTCTATTACTCTGCGCCCCCCAAGGCCGAGCACAACTATGCTTATTGGGAAGCTGAGGCCAAAAATATACTGGCCTTTTTTCAGTCATTGCCTTAGCGGGCTGTTTTTTGTCCTGATTTATACTTTGCCCCCTAGTTGCTTGCAGCGGCTAGGGGGCTTTGTTGTTTGGGCTATGCGCTAGCTGAGACTATTTAAAATATGCTGCATTTCTTTTTTATCGCCTAGGGACAAGCCGAGACTGTTTAAAATTTTGTGTTTCTCCTTTTGCTGCCTAGGGACAAGCCCCTAGGCTAGCTTTTTCAGACAGCCCTCTAAAGAGGGCCTTTGGATAAGGTTCTTCTCTGCGATAATAACTAAACAAGGCCTTGTATACCAACAGTTGAGGCCCTCAAAGAGGGCTGACTCCATTGGATTAGCCTAGGGGCTTGTCCCTAGGCGATTATTGGCTGAATCCTAACAAGCTAAAGGCCCAAATTTTATTCGGATACACAAAATCCTGAATAGTCCCGACAAGCCCCTAGGCTAGCTTTTCGGACAGCCCTCTGCGAGGGCCTTTATTTTATTCCAACATACAAAATATTGAGGTTCCCCCTCGGAAGGGGTTACTCTAGCCCTCAAGAGGGGTTACTCTACCCCTCGAAAGGGGTTAATCTACCCCTCAAGAGGGGTTACTCTACCCCTCGAAAGGGGTTACCCTACCCCTCGAAAGGGGTTACCCTACCCCTCGAAAGGGGTTACTCTACCCCTCGAAAGGGGGTGCTCTACCCATCGAAAGGGGGTGCTCTACCCATCGAGAGGGGGTGCTTTACCCATCGAGAGGGGGTGCTCTACCCATCGGGAGGGGGTGCTCTACCCATCGGGAGGGGGTGCTCTACCCATCGGGAGGGGGTGCTTTACCCATCGAGAGGGGGTGCTTTACCCATCGAGAGGGGGTGCTTTACCCATCGAGAGGGGGTGCTTTACCCATCGAGAGGGGGGTGCTTTACCCATCGGAAGGAAAATACTAGCAATAAAGAGGGGTAGATGGATTTAAATTAAAGGCAATATAAAAACAGTTATTGACTCCTTTATATCACTAAAGCTGAGCAACTTTTACAACCTTCTGACTGATAGCAATGCGCAGGCCCTCAGCTAGAAATAGTCCTTAAAACAACTGCTAATAAGATCCAAAACTCTATAAAACACAAAAAAATAGCCTATTAAAGTATTTTTTATTAGTTATAACTTGCATCTTAAAATTATTTACCCTATGTTTATAACATAGACAACATAAGAGCACATTATTTTTACTAAAGAGCTCTAGTTGTTAGACATCTAATTATTAATCAAATAAATACCTAGTACTATGTCTAGAAGAAACATGATTAGCATTGAATTGCTTGCGGCTACGGTCCAGCAAGTTCAGAGCGCATTTGAGACTATTGAGCAGTTGCTTGATGGTCATGTTGTAAACATCAGCCCGGAGGACCGTCAGCGTTATGGGAGTGTAGATGAGCAGGCCAAACTATTTATCTTTAAGGCGCATGATTTTTATCGGGCCAAGGGGCAGTTGCTTCCGAGCTACTTTGATACTGTGGAGTATGAAAAAGACTTTGAGGGGCGTAAACTATTTGAGCGTTTTGAACAAAAGGCGGTAGAATTACAGGAAAAAATTCGCGACACTCGGACGCTTTTGGATTATGATACCCTTCAGTATTCTTACAGTCTATATCGCCATCTAAAGAACATGAGCCAAGAAGACATTCCGGGCATTGATTTTTGGCTAGAGGAGATGTCTCAGTTTTTCAAGCGTAGCACTAACAATGGTTTGGAAGAACAGAGCAATGATGAGGCGGAGCCGCCTATTGTTGACTAACTAGTTTTAGTTGTTTAATCTGTGGTTTATAAATTGGTTACAGGCAAGCTCTACTTTTGTGGGGCTTGTTTTTTTTGTGGGTTGAGGAGGCGGCAGCCATGGCCCGCAGGGCCAAACGGCCACAACAAAGCCTTTAGGCTGTCTTCGACGACTGAAAGGAGTAAGCGATGCGGCAGCCATGGCCCGCAGGGCCAAACGGCCTAGCGATGCGGCGGGGTGGCCGTCAGGCCAGACCAAGGCGGCGCAGCCGCCGCAGGGCCGAGCAGACCTGCGAGCCCCAAAGCGTAGCGCCGCAGCTTGCTGCGGAGGCCCCAAATAAAAAGGCTGAAGTAAATTCTTGTTATCTTGCTGAAGCTTTGTTAAATTTGGGGCTTGTTTTTGGGGCTTAGGGTCCTGAGCAGATATTAACAAACCGTATTACGAATAATATATCATGGGAAGAGCATTTGAATATCGCAAAGAGCGCAAGATGAAGCGTTGGAGCCAGATGGCCAAGGTATTTACAAAAATTGGTAGAGAGATCGCATTGGCGGTAAAAGAGGGGGGCCCTGATCCGGAGAACAACCCGAAATTGCGTTTGGCGGTACAGAATGCCAAGGTGGCCAATATGCCTAAAAAGAACGTAGAGGCGGCCATTCAGCGGGCGACCTCTAAGGATGCGGAGGACTTGCAGGAGGTGGTATATGAGGGCTATGGGCCTCATGGTGTAGCCTTTATTATTGAGACCTTGACGGACAATCCGACGCGGACGGTGGCCAATATGCGTTTTTATTTTAGTCGTTCTAATGGTTCATTGGGGACCTCGGGTTCGGTATCTTTTATGTTTGACCGTCAGGGCGAATTCATTTTGGATGCCGAGGGTTTGGACATGGAAGAGTTGGAGTTGGAATTGATTGATGGAGGAGCCGAAGAGATTGAGATCAATGAGGATCAGATTTGTATTTATACGGCCTTTGAGGACTTTGGAAACATGCAAGCCAAGTTGGAAGAGTTGGGCTTGGAGGTAAAAGAGGCTAGTTTGCAGCGTTTTGCCAATGCGAGTAAAAAGTTGGAAGACCCCGATCAAATTGCTGAAATAGAGAACCTTATTGATAAGTTTGAGGATGATGACGATGTGCAGAAGGTTTTCCACTCTATGGAAATTTAAAATTTAGGCAAAAAAATAGGCGCTTTATTTGGACAAACCAATTGGAGCGCCTATATTTGCATCGCACTTGAGGGAACGATAGTGCATAATTACTCTTGCCCAGGTGGTGGAATTGGTAGACACGCTACTTTGAGGGGGTAGTGCCTAATTACAGGCGTGCAAGTTCGACTCTTGTCCTGGGCACCAAAAAATCTCGATATCGGAAGATGTCGGGATTTTTTTTTGTGCTGTATAAGATGAGGAAATAAAAAAGCCGCAAGTCATACAACTTGCGGCTTTGGTTTTTTGAGCGCTCAGTGAACTAGTTTCTTAAGTTTTTATCTTCTACAAAAATCTTCTGATCATCTAGGTAGCGGTAGTAGGTAGTCTTGTAGATATACTCTAACTTCTTCTTTTCTTTATTGGGCAGATTTCCCGTTTCTGTTAGTTCTATATAAAACTGATCATTTAGGATGAAATACTTGACCCTTGTCTTGTAGTGATAGACATAATCTGGTTTAACTTGATAATCTTCTGTAGGAGCTCTTTGGTCTATCTCACTGAGCCAGCTTAAAGCAGAGCGAGTATAATTGTTAATGCTAAAAAGTTTGATATCTGCTGTGCTAATATTAGATGGATCAGATTCCTCTGTATCTTCTCGCTGAAGAAAAATGCGTCCTCCCTCAAAAGCAACTGCCTTTGGGCTTGAGTTCGTTTCATAATAAGAGCTCCAAGAGTAGCCCATACTAAAGGCCTCTGATTTTAAACAGTTTTTTACATTTTTAGTCATCTGTTCTAAACTCCATCTTTGCTTATCCCAGTGAAGACGCATAATACTGAGATTTTCCTGAGCGAGAACGGATCCCCTTTCTGTACCAAAACATACCTCTATCACTGCAGGTTTATGACGAAAGAAAACCAAGGCGTATAGTTCTTCTTCTTTTTTATAGTAAAATGTGGTATCCCAATAAACAAGCATTCGCCGCTCATTTTCGCATACATATGGCTCTGGGGCTAAGTAATAAGCAGTATCTTCATTTATGTTGTCAATAGCAAAGGCCAGTTTCATCCACTTTTCTTTTTCTAGCTCTAATTGGTCCGCCTCTATAGGGGTATAGGGAGGCAAAGGCTCTACATATCGCCTTTGGGCAGTTAACTGACTAACTAACAAGCTGCAACTTGCTAGTAGAAAACATAATTTGAGTTTAGCTAAAAATTTCATAAAGGTATTGTTTAAGTAATTAGATGTTATTTGAGGACTGTTCAACATTTTGTGTTTCCCCTCTTTGCTGAGGCGACTATTGGCTAGCTCCTAGTAAGCTAAAAAGCAAAATTTTATTCTGATATATAAAGTCCTAAACAGCCCCAGCCCTACTCCCAATTCCACCAAAGCGCCCCATCTACTCCCCCAGCCTCTCCAATTTCTAGCTCCCAAATACTGCCCAAAGGCGTATGGCAACCATAGGGACAAGTATAGGGGTAGTCGAGCTGCTCTTTCTTGGGGTCCAAATACTCCAAAATCATATTGATGGGCCCACAATGGCTAAAGATGGCCGTGGGCCGAGCCCATAACTGCTCCTCCTCTCCCCGATACCAATCCTGCACTCTTTGTTCTAGTGACTCATGCGGCTCTATTTCTTTCTCTCTTTCTCTTAATGCCTGCACTATCTTCGGCTGCAAAGCTGGAGCAAGCTGAGCATAGGGCGCATAGGTCTGCCCTACCCGCAAATAATCGCTACAATATACGGCCTGAATATCTTTCTTTGCCAAATACTGGGCAATGGCTAAGGCTTGCTCTTTTCCCTTTTCGCCCAAGGCTGGACCCGGAAAACCCCGATATTCTTTGGGGGCAGGCTGGGCATGACGCACTAAATAAAGCTTCATATTTTATGTTGACAGTCTCCTTTTTCGTTAATAATTTCATGTTCCCCCCCTTGGTTCTGCACCAATGCAAAGCCATTGTAAAAGGGCTCTAGCTGCAAAAATCGACGATTATATATGGGCCGCCCCGCCAAATCGATATGCAACCAACCCGCCTCATCTTTGGCCCGAGCAAATCCTTTGTGAAAAACATCTAGCTCTAGATAGCGATAAGGATGCAAGGCCTTGCCCTGAGAATCAATATGCAAACAATAGCCATCGGCCTGACGAACACAGGCATAGCCATCTCTAAAGTCTCCCGCATAGCGATAACGCTCCTCATAAAGCGGATGTCCCTGCCAGTCAATATGGAAGTAATCCCCGCCTTTTCGGACCGTGCAAATGTCTTGCTGATAGTTGCCACACCAGTCATAACGCTCTCCATAAATGGCATTTCCTTTTGTGTCTATATGGAATTGCCCCTGCTCCGAAGATACCGCCGCCCGATTACAATAATAACCAAAGGTCCGCAAATATCGCTGCCGATAAAGGGCCATGCCCTCGCTGTTGATATGATAGCTGCCCGTTTCGTCTTCTACAGGCGCCAAACCCGGCGCATGAAACTTTAATACCGACTTATAAGGGCCAAAAATAGCTTGCCCTTCCAAGCAAAATCCATTGCCTGCAGCATTGACTTTTATGTTTTTCCAATTCATCTTTTCTCAAATATCAATAGGGTCTGTAAATCATTGATCGAACGCTTTTCTAGATAAGCAAAGCCTGTTTGCTCTGCCAATTTCCGATAGGCCGCTAAGGTCCGTTCTTGGCTCTTGCAAATGGCCAACATATTCAAACTAAGCAGCTCGGCCCCATCGGCTAGCTGCTCTTTTAGGATTTCTAAGATGTATAAGCGCCCTCCTTTTGGCAAGGACGCATAAACGTTTTCCAATATTTTTAAGGCAGCTTCATCGGGCCAATCATGTAGCACTCTGGCCAGAAAAATATGCTCGGCGACTTGGGGAATGGGCGCAAAAAAATCAGCAGAAATAGGCCGAAAAGGCAGCTCTCCCTCTGGCAATAAAGCCAATACTTTGGGCTTGTCTAATA
This genomic interval from Saprospira grandis contains the following:
- a CDS encoding caspase family protein, yielding MMMRYFLFLLLLWSSGSLLAQTEDIELVVSQGHHSNVRALAFSEDGRFLATAGDDRSLRIWSMRLQQEYKVLWGHKAAITDVGFSKDGQFLASVGSRLLCIWSMPEGKLLHQMEVDALSKRLQFSETKAGHVMARLPEGMAWVDLKTGAIDYSLKPFMRNWSNWILGQKTARVIIPERPDSIWAYSLEGQRKQLFVGKGSYYKLLLSPNEDYLAAYSGSRLAVDVWDYKSGKLIGSIEGLGPLQDFCFDMAGQRLWIMDLHAECRVYSCPKLQMELIVNKKSWGQEGLGQGDLVQVNIGQQIRPSPNGQFMGLAITRTEVNRKTSKMNDLRGVQLVDAQTGKERGLFKGHFKWITQLGISPKGDKLLSINMGKTRGLRSWTIQKGEIERYIHSSQSLSQSQDKKQLALLEFQEKAQPELTVYQLPSFRKLAKKKLDNCSAFALSGDGKKIAALQVDVNLKNPLNNRFYYSIWKLPNYKLEQEIEIESKESALPIFKSLLLDSAGDYLLAAAQNQAYSLELSSQKRIRFALPSSATYWRMLCLHPQQPALLFAVTEVVYNQEEKRVEELSKLLLYNYKTGELIEEVSSPKEGVIQSATFSPDGQYLLTGQTAYQAVINFDVLLWDWPQKQLLCQFKGHNGGINDLAFDPLGKKAYSCSEDGLIKAWDIEKCALDASFIGYNELDYLIISPENYYKTSRSNTAGLGFRYAGDLYTYDQFDLRFNRPDKVLAPFSDAPRKLNIYTKAWKKRVRRLGFTEEQLEQELDLPQLQIVNQLQLPIFVEDSLIHFQITAFDQQQALKKLRIFVNGVPYPNAEGIELNNSPGDSLRQELSIPLGQGPNKIQLSVVNAAGLESAKQSFQLAYQPKEKQTSQLYFLGLGVSEFKDSSRNLKYPQKDAHDLAQTLAEAQEKGQFQQLLLDPNMPIEQLQKSARDFMEQAKINDQIVFYISSHGLLDDSLNYYLALPNSQFDQPQNGSWAYDNIEQLLDGLPCRNRLLLLDACHSGEVDKEVETEKKSVSSFAQNILKRSKSGSTLIRPKTGLNNSFAYMKALFSDLEQQSGVTVISAAGGFELAYESDEWGNGLFTYALLEGIKSKKADLNNDGQIPILELRDFLSLRVLELSQGQQQPTARQSNVFNNFILYRYD
- a CDS encoding alpha/beta hydrolase family protein — translated: MGLLLLLFLGLVPACQPAQSAEAEPAPLLADSSQTDSLPPSQLPPAIRQGPQPRLAQFSDSLTTLSIGGHKVDIQLPRAAFKGSIIILPGYNFPKEDACQKAPLFCQTFLEAGYLLIMPEMGRSLYSSQYFPETQARYKRYPDQNWVLDSLLPHLQLEYGLLVDGQDNFLVGISTGGRGAALLALAAPERWTAVASLSGDFDQSQIPNDGLMRNFYGPYKQFSQRWKMVDNVIARIDDWQTPIFIGHGGADKVVPPRPV
- a CDS encoding YebC/PmpR family DNA-binding transcriptional regulator; this encodes MGRAFEYRKERKMKRWSQMAKVFTKIGREIALAVKEGGPDPENNPKLRLAVQNAKVANMPKKNVEAAIQRATSKDAEDLQEVVYEGYGPHGVAFIIETLTDNPTRTVANMRFYFSRSNGSLGTSGSVSFMFDRQGEFILDAEGLDMEELELELIDGGAEEIEINEDQICIYTAFEDFGNMQAKLEELGLEVKEASLQRFANASKKLEDPDQIAEIENLIDKFEDDDDVQKVFHSMEI
- a CDS encoding phosphoglycerate mutase family protein, with the protein product MKLYLVRHAQPAPKEYRGFPGPALGEKGKEQALAIAQYLAKKDIQAVYCSDYLRVGQTYAPYAQLAPALQPKIVQALREREKEIEPHESLEQRVQDWYRGEEEQLWARPTAIFSHCGPINMILEYLDPKKEQLDYPYTCPYGCHTPLGSIWELEIGEAGGVDGALWWNWE
- a CDS encoding WG repeat-containing protein encodes the protein MNWKNIKVNAAGNGFCLEGQAIFGPYKSVLKFHAPGLAPVEDETGSYHINSEGMALYRQRYLRTFGYYCNRAAVSSEQGQFHIDTKGNAIYGERYDWCGNYQQDICTVRKGGDYFHIDWQGHPLYEERYRYAGDFRDGYACVRQADGYCLHIDSQGKALHPYRYLELDVFHKGFARAKDEAGWLHIDLAGRPIYNRRFLQLEPFYNGFALVQNQGGEHEIINEKGDCQHKI